The genomic interval CCGGGTCCGGGCGGTGGGCGACTACGCCGTACACCTGCTCCGGGCGCTGCGGGCGGCGGCTCCGCCCGGTGCGACCGATCCGAACGTCGTAGTACTGACACCGGGCGTCTACAACTCGGCGTACTTCGAGCATTCGCTGCTGGCGCGCCAGATGGGGGTGGAGCTGGTCGAGGGCCGGGACCTGTTCGCCCGCAACAACGTTCTCTACCTGCGGACCACCGAGGGCGAGCAGCGGGTCGACGTGATCTACCGGCGGATCGACGACGAGTTCCTCGACCCGGTGCAGTTCCTTCCGGACTCCGCGCTCGGTGTGGCCGGTCTGGTGAACGCAGCGCGGGCAGGCAACGTGGTGATCGCCAACGCGGTCGGCAACGGCGTCGGCGACGACAAGCTGATCTACACGTACCTGCCCGAGATCCTGAAGTACTACCTGGGCGAGACGCCGCTGTTGCCGAACGTCGACACGTACCGCTGCTGGCTGCCGGCGGAGCAGACCGAAGTACTGGACCGCCTCGACGAGCTGGTCACCAAGCCGGTGGAGGGCTCTGGTGGATACGGCATCGTCTTCGGGCCGGATGCCTCGCCCAAGGACCTCCAGGCGCAGCGTCGCCGCATCAAGGCCAATCCGCGCGGCTGGATCGCGCAACCCGTCGTACAGCTGTCCACTGTGCCCACCAAGGTCGGTGAACGCCTGCAACCGCGGCATGTGGACCTGCGGCCGTTCGCGGTCAACGACGGCAACGACGTGTTCGTTCTCCCCGGTGGGCTGACCAGAGTGGCGATCCCGGAGGGCAGTCTGATCGTCAACTCGTCACAGGGCGGCGGCTCCAAGGACACCTGGGTGCTGGCGCCCAGGGCGTCCGACGAGGACGCCGAACTCCGCGGACCCGGTCTGGGGACGGCGGCGGTGAAGTCGGACGGCGCGTCGACGCCGGAGCGCGGTCCGGAACTGAACGTCGCCCAACAGCAGCAGCAACAGTGATGGGGAGGTGCTGACGATGCTCGCACGCAACGCCGAGTCGCTGTACTGGATCGGCCGGTACGTCGAACGCGCGGACGACACCGCTCGGATCCTCGACGTGTCCGTCCACCAACTGCTCGAGGACGCCACTGTCGACGCGAACACGGCCAGCCGCAGGCTGCTGTCGGTCCTCGGCATCACCCCTCCCAGTGGCAGCACGCTGGACGTGTGGGGACTGACCGAGCTGGTGGCGATGTCGCCGGAGACCGGATCGATCGTCTCCTCGATCGCCAGCGCTCGCGAGAACACCCGCGTCGCGCGCGAGGTGGTGTCCAGCGAGCTGTGGCAGTGCATCAACGCCATGTGGAACGCCGTACCCGAGCGGCAGCGGGCAGCGCGGCGCGTGGGGCCGCACGAGTTCTTCACGTTCGTGGAGGACCGGGCGGCGATGTTCGCCGGGCTGGCCGACTCCACGATGAGCCGGGACGACGGATGGCGGTTCCTCGTCCTCGGCCGGTCGGTGGAGCGCGTGGACATGATCGTGCGGATGCTGATGTCCCGCGTCGACGACCGGCCGACGTCACCAGGCTGGGTGACGGTACTGCGTTCTGCTGGTGCGCATGACACGTACTTGCGGACGTACCGGGGTGCACTGGATGCGTCGCGGGTGGTGCAGTTCTTGTTGATGGACCGACTGTTCCCGCGGTCGGTGTTCCATGCGCTGCAGCAGGCGGAGTCCTGTCTCGACGACCTCGACCACGGGCCGACGGCGCGGATCGGTGCGCGTGCGGAGGCGGCGCGGTTGCTGGGCAAGGCCCGGAGCGATCTGGAGTTCTTGCGGCCGGCGGACCTGCTGGACGACCTGACCGGCAGACTGCAGGACCTGCAGACCATGGTCCGCGAGGTGGGCGAGGCCGTGTCGCGCCAGTACTTCCATGCGGTCCCATGGATCGAGTGGAACAACGCGGAGGTGAACCTGTGAACTGGCGTCTCCGAGTGGTTCACACAACGGGCTACCGCTACCAGACTGCCGTCACGCAGTCGTACAACGAGGCCAGGCTGACCCCGCGTCATGACAACCGGCAGAACCTCATGGTGGCGCGGCTGGAGACAGTCCCCGCGACCCGCGCGTACAAGTACACCGACTACTGGGGTACTGAGGTCACCGCCTTCGACCTGCATGCTCCGCACACCGAGCTGAAGGTGATCGCGGCATCCGTTGTCGAGACGACCGATCAGGTAGCGCCGTCCGCCGACGCGACCTGGTCCCAGCTGAAGTCACCTGAGGTCCTGGACGCGTACTCCGAGTACCTCGAATGGACCAGCTACGTCCCGAAGCACGGCGAGCTCAGTGCAGTGGCGCGCTCGTTGCGCAAAGGCCGTACGCCGCAAGAGACCGTGCTGGCGGTGTCCAAGTGGGTGCACGGCAAGCTGAAGTACCAACGCGGCACCACTGGCGTGCACTCGTCGGCTGTCGACGCCTGGCAGGCCGGTGAGGGCGTCTGTCAGGACTACGCGCACCTGACCCTGGCCATGCTGCGGGCGGTCGGCCTGCCGGTTCGCTATGTCTCCGGCTACCTGCACACGAAGCCGGATGCCGCAGTGGGTGAGACGGTCGTCGGTGAGAGTCATGCGTGGGTGGAGGCGTGGACCGGTGAGTGGTGGGGATTCGACCCGACCAACGACATCTCGATCGGGCACCGGCACGTCTGGGTGGCGACCGGGCGGGACTACGCCGACGTGTCGCCGCTGAAAGGCATCTACTCGGGTGGCGCCGCGACAGCCATCGAGGTGACCGTCGACATGACCCGGTTAGCCTGAGCGCATGCGGGCCATGACAGTGACGCCGGGCAAGTCCGACTCGGCGAGAGTAGGCGAGGTCCCGGAGCCTCCCGTTGCCGACGGTTCGATCCTGGTGGAGGGCCTGCTGACGGGCATCTGCGGGACCGACATCGAGCTGGTCTCCGGGGCGTTCGGCAGTGGACGGCCGGGCTCCGACCACCTCGTCATCGGACATGAGTCGCTCGGGCGGGTGCTGGAGGCACCTGTGGGTTCCGGCTTCGTCTCCGGCGATCTGGTCGCCGGAGTGGTCCGCCGACCGGACCCTGTGCCCTGTCCGGCGTGTGCGCGCGGCGAGTGGGACTTCTGCCGCAACGGGCAGTACACCGAGCGCGGCATCAAGGAGATGGACGGGTACGGCGCTGAGCGCTGGCGCGTCGACCCGTACTTCGCCGTACCGGTGCCTGCTGAGCTCGGAGAGCTCGGTGTCCTCGTGGAGCCGGCCAGCATCCTGACCAAGGCGTGGGAGCAGGTGGACCGGGTCGGCGCCCGGTCGTGGTTCGGTCCGCAGCACGTCCTCGTCACGGGAGCCGGTCCGATCGGCCTGCTCGCGGCCCTCATCGCCAAGCAGCGCGGGTACGACGTACATGTGCTCGACAGGGTCGCCGACGGGCTGAAGCCGGAGCTCGTACGGGCGCTGGGCGGGACCTACCTGACCGACCTGGGACAGCTCGGTGCCGTGCCGGATGTAGTGATCGAGGCAACCGGAGCCGGGCAGCTCGTGTTCGACTGCGCATCGCTCCTGCCGCCGGCCGGTGTGATGTGCCTGGCCGGGATCCACCCCGGTCCGGCGACCGTCGACGTACAGCTGGACGCGCTGGTCCGGCAGTTGGTGGTGCGCAACGCCGCGCTGGTCGGGACGGTGAACGCGGGCAAGCGGCACTACGCGGACGCTGTGGACGTGCTGCTCGCGGCCGACCGGGCCTGGCTGCAGCGGTTGATCACCCGGACTGTGCCGCTCTCACAGTGGCCGGATGCATTGGTGCGGGAACCGGACGACATCAAGGTGGTCGTGGACTTGCAGGGCTGACCTGCGAGGATGGTGGTGACGAGGGCAGGCCTGGGGCATCCCGGGCCAAGGCCCGCCGATGGAAGGGAGCGTCGACACGTGTCGGACACGAAGGCTCGGAGCGCCGAGCAGATCGAGGCGGACATCGCCGCCACCCGGGCACGGTTGGCCTCGACCGTGGACGAGCTGGTCGACCGGGCGAACCCGAAGAACGTGGCGCTGCGTCAGGTCGAGCAGGCCAAGTCCCAGGTCTTCGACGAGCAGGGCCGGCTGCGGACCCAGAAGATCGTCGCTGTGGCCGGTGCCGTGGTCGGTGTCGTCGGTGTGCTGCTGGTGATCCGCCGGCTGGTGGGTCGCCGGTGACTCCACGCAAGCGGCTGTCGGACGACAAGCTCCCGATCCGGATGCTGCACGACCGCGTCCTGGTCTCCCTCGAGCAGGAGGGTGAGCGCAAGTCGTCGGCCGGCATCCTGATCCCCGCGACCGCACAGATGGGTCGCCGGCTCGCCTGGGCCAAGGTGGTCGCGGTCGGCGCGAACGTGCGGACCGTCGAGGTCGACGACCGCGTCCTGTTCGACCCGGAGGACCGGGCCGAGGTCGAGGTCCGCGGGGACGACTACATCCTCCTCCGCGAACGCGACCTGCACGCGGTAGCCGCCGGCCGCCTGGAAGACGGCCAGACCGGCCTCTATCTCTGAAACTTGAAGCGGGCAGGCGCTTTCGCGCCGCCCGTGACCAGGTCGCGGACGAATTCTCCGACCAGCGGCACGAACTTGAAGCCCTGGCCGGAGAAGCCGGCGGCGACGGTGATCGGTCCCGCGCGGTCGATGACGAAGTTGGCAGACGGCGTGTTGTCGTAGAGGCAGCTGATCGCAGTGGATCGTCCCGCGTCCAGTCCGGGGTACCACTGCTCGACGTACCGGTAGAGAGTCGAGTCCCGCTCCGGCTCCGGCCGGAAGTCCCGGGTGTCAGGGTCGACCACCGGCCCACTTGCGTGCAGCCCGACTTTCACGCCTGACCCAGGCTCGTAGAGACCGTAGCTGTCGGGGCCCCAGTGGACGAAGCTGGGCCACTCGGTGTCCTCGGACAGCGGCGTGAAGAACCGTGGCTGTTCCTGAGTCACTCGGAACGGCGGCAACGGCACCAGACCGCCCAGGAGCTTCGGAGTCCACGGTCCGGCAGTCACAACGACGTGCTGCGCCCGCACTGCCCCACCTGGTACGTCGAGCTCTACCAGCTCGTCGTGGATCCGCAGCGCCCGTACTGGCGACTGCACACGGAACTCTGCACCCAGCCGGGCGGCGACGGTCTGCAGCGCGTGGACGGCGCGATCGGCGTACAACCGTCCCGAGCCCTGTTGGTAGAGCACCGGGCTCTCGAACCGGAACCCGGGCCACCGCTCGGCGGCCTCCTCCGCTGTCAGCACCGACCCGGTTGCCGCATGCAACGACCGGAAGGCGTCGACCGAGTCGGCTGTCATCCCGTGATCGATCCCGCCGGTCTCTTCGAGCAGCGTCTCGTCCGAGTCGGACTCCAGTTCACGCCACAAGGGCCGCACCCGCTCGGTCAGCTCAGCCACCTCGGCGTCGTCCGCCGCCGGCCGGAACAACCGCGTCGCGCCGTGCGGTCCACCCCGCTCGTGCCCGAGCGTGAACTGCTCCAGGACCACGACGTCGCGCCCCGCGGCCGCCAGCGCGCGAGCCGCCGCCGACCCCATCGCGCCGGCCCCCACCACCGCCACCTCGTACGTCATCGGAGCAGCGTACGAGGTGGGAGCCGTGTGCAGGAGGGCTCAGAAGCTGTTCGGGCCGAAGCGGAAGATCGCTACCAGGGCGGCGAGGATCAGGACGACGAGGTTGAGGACGACCTGCGGTAGCTCCTTGCGGCGGCCGTGGGTGATGATCGCGCCGATCATGATGACGGCCAGGCCGGTCGCGGCCAGCGGGACCAGGATCGGGGCGATGTCCAGGGCGCCGGGGAGGATCACGCCGATCGCACCGAGCACCTCGGCGGTCGCGATCAGCTTGATGGAGCCGGCCGAGAAGTCCTCGACCCAGCCCATGTTGCCGCTGGCGAGCAGCTTGCGGCGGTCCTGGGTCAGCTTGGTCACGCCGGCGGCGAGGAAGAAGGCGGCCAGCACCCCGGCGACGATCCACAGAAAGACGTTCATGTCCTACTCTCGGTCATTGGTTGATGCGTCAACTCAACGCTACCTGCCCGGGGTCCTGGACTACCAGCTGCAGCGTGACTCCGGGCTGACGCACTTCGAGTACTCGGTTTCGTCCGCGGCCGGCCGCGGACGACGGGCGGATCACCGTCGCCACCATCACCGACCGCCGGAGCAGTTGGCGCAGTTGAAGGACATCGCCGACACGATTCTGGCCAAGGTCGATCCAGGCACGTCCTGCTGAGTTTCTCGCGGAGCGGGCAGCCGGAGGCGAAGCGGTCGGCGGGCGGGGGAGAATGGCCCCGTGATCTTCGAGACCTCCAGCCGGTTGCCAGACTTCCCGTGGGACAAGCTCGCCCCCTACAAGCAGAAGGCGGCCGAGCATCCCGACGGCATTGTCGACCTCTCGGTCGGCAGTCCGGTCGACCCGGTGCCGGATCTGGTGAAGAAGGCGCTGGCCGACGCCGCGGACGCCCCGGCGTACCCGACCACGATCGGTACGTCGGCTGCGCGGCAGGCGGCCGTGGACTGGATGGCCAGGCGCCTCGACGTGACCGGAGTGGACCCGCAGAGCGGCGTACTGCCTGTGATCGGGACCAAAGAGCTGATCATGATGCTGCCGACGCTGCTCGGCATCGGCGCCGGTGACACAGTCCTGATCCCGGACCTGGCGTACCCGACATACGAGGCCGGTGCGGCACTCGCCCGGGCGACCAGCGTGCCGGTCGCGGACCCCACGACGTACGACGGGCCGGTGCGGGTCGCGTACCTGAACTCACCGCGCAATCCGTCCGGTGAGATCACGTCTGCGGACGATCTGCGGCGTGCGGTCGAGTGGGCGCGAGCCAACGACGTACTGCTGGTCAACGACGAGTGCTACATCGAGTTCGGCTGGGACGAGAAGCCGGTGTCCGTGCTGCACCCGGACGTGTCGGGTGGCAGCTTCGACAATCTGCTTGCGGTGCACTCGCTGTCCAAGCGGTCCAACCTGGCCGGATACCGCGGCGGCTTCGTCGCGGGTGATCCGACGGTGGTGGCCGAGCTGCTTGCCGTGCGCAAGCATGCTGGGCTGATGGTGCCGTCGCCGATCCAGGCTGCGATGGCGGCCGCGTTCGCGGACGACGTACACGTCGAGGAGCAGCGTGCGCGCTATCTCCGCCGGCGCGCGGTACTGCGGGATGCGCTGACCGACGCGGGCTGGGAGATCACGCTGTCCAACGGTGGCCTCTATCTGTGGGCGTCACACCCGTCGTACGACGCCTACGGGTCTGTGGCTGCGCTGGCGGACCGGGGCATCTTGGTCGCGCCGGGTGCGTTCTACGGCACCGCCGGTGAGCGGCATGTCCGAGTCGCCCTGACCGGGACCGACGAGCGCATCGATTCAGCAGTGAAGCGACTACAGGAATAAACGTAGTCAGCGCTCCCCTGTGACGTATCCCGGTGTGGCCGCCTCTTAATAGGGGTACGGGTGTTGTCAAGGGGAGGGTGAGGCGGATGCGACGCTTCGTTGGGGTGGCTGTTGCGGTGCTGCTGGGTCTGGGGCCGGTGAG from Kribbella sp. NBC_00709 carries:
- a CDS encoding FAD-dependent oxidoreductase, with the protein product MTYEVAVVGAGAMGSAAARALAAAGRDVVVLEQFTLGHERGGPHGATRLFRPAADDAEVAELTERVRPLWRELESDSDETLLEETGGIDHGMTADSVDAFRSLHAATGSVLTAEEAAERWPGFRFESPVLYQQGSGRLYADRAVHALQTVAARLGAEFRVQSPVRALRIHDELVELDVPGGAVRAQHVVVTAGPWTPKLLGGLVPLPPFRVTQEQPRFFTPLSEDTEWPSFVHWGPDSYGLYEPGSGVKVGLHASGPVVDPDTRDFRPEPERDSTLYRYVEQWYPGLDAGRSTAISCLYDNTPSANFVIDRAGPITVAAGFSGQGFKFVPLVGEFVRDLVTGGAKAPARFKFQR
- a CDS encoding circularly permuted type 2 ATP-grasp protein yields the protein MSPSRPLFDGYLDPRRPHAGAYDEMFDPVDGVRTAYKRLHDSLTPLQPADLTTRSEALDRALVDQGITFSLSGEERPFPLDLVPRVITAAEWSRLERGVVQRVRALEAFLADIYGEQQIVADGVLPRRLITSCEHFHRQAAGIAPPNGVRIHVAGIDVVRDEQGDFRVLEDNLRSPSGVSYVMENRRTMARVFPDLFAKHRVRAVGDYAVHLLRALRAAAPPGATDPNVVVLTPGVYNSAYFEHSLLARQMGVELVEGRDLFARNNVLYLRTTEGEQRVDVIYRRIDDEFLDPVQFLPDSALGVAGLVNAARAGNVVIANAVGNGVGDDKLIYTYLPEILKYYLGETPLLPNVDTYRCWLPAEQTEVLDRLDELVTKPVEGSGGYGIVFGPDASPKDLQAQRRRIKANPRGWIAQPVVQLSTVPTKVGERLQPRHVDLRPFAVNDGNDVFVLPGGLTRVAIPEGSLIVNSSQGGGSKDTWVLAPRASDEDAELRGPGLGTAAVKSDGASTPERGPELNVAQQQQQQ
- a CDS encoding alpha-E domain-containing protein — its product is MLARNAESLYWIGRYVERADDTARILDVSVHQLLEDATVDANTASRRLLSVLGITPPSGSTLDVWGLTELVAMSPETGSIVSSIASARENTRVAREVVSSELWQCINAMWNAVPERQRAARRVGPHEFFTFVEDRAAMFAGLADSTMSRDDGWRFLVLGRSVERVDMIVRMLMSRVDDRPTSPGWVTVLRSAGAHDTYLRTYRGALDASRVVQFLLMDRLFPRSVFHALQQAESCLDDLDHGPTARIGARAEAARLLGKARSDLEFLRPADLLDDLTGRLQDLQTMVREVGEAVSRQYFHAVPWIEWNNAEVNL
- a CDS encoding DUF3618 domain-containing protein; this translates as MSDTKARSAEQIEADIAATRARLASTVDELVDRANPKNVALRQVEQAKSQVFDEQGRLRTQKIVAVAGAVVGVVGVLLVIRRLVGRR
- a CDS encoding GroES family chaperonin, with the translated sequence MTPRKRLSDDKLPIRMLHDRVLVSLEQEGERKSSAGILIPATAQMGRRLAWAKVVAVGANVRTVEVDDRVLFDPEDRAEVEVRGDDYILLRERDLHAVAAGRLEDGQTGLYL
- a CDS encoding glucose 1-dehydrogenase, with the protein product MRAMTVTPGKSDSARVGEVPEPPVADGSILVEGLLTGICGTDIELVSGAFGSGRPGSDHLVIGHESLGRVLEAPVGSGFVSGDLVAGVVRRPDPVPCPACARGEWDFCRNGQYTERGIKEMDGYGAERWRVDPYFAVPVPAELGELGVLVEPASILTKAWEQVDRVGARSWFGPQHVLVTGAGPIGLLAALIAKQRGYDVHVLDRVADGLKPELVRALGGTYLTDLGQLGAVPDVVIEATGAGQLVFDCASLLPPAGVMCLAGIHPGPATVDVQLDALVRQLVVRNAALVGTVNAGKRHYADAVDVLLAADRAWLQRLITRTVPLSQWPDALVREPDDIKVVVDLQG
- the dapC gene encoding succinyldiaminopimelate transaminase — encoded protein: MFETSSRLPDFPWDKLAPYKQKAAEHPDGIVDLSVGSPVDPVPDLVKKALADAADAPAYPTTIGTSAARQAAVDWMARRLDVTGVDPQSGVLPVIGTKELIMMLPTLLGIGAGDTVLIPDLAYPTYEAGAALARATSVPVADPTTYDGPVRVAYLNSPRNPSGEITSADDLRRAVEWARANDVLLVNDECYIEFGWDEKPVSVLHPDVSGGSFDNLLAVHSLSKRSNLAGYRGGFVAGDPTVVAELLAVRKHAGLMVPSPIQAAMAAAFADDVHVEEQRARYLRRRAVLRDALTDAGWEITLSNGGLYLWASHPSYDAYGSVAALADRGILVAPGAFYGTAGERHVRVALTGTDERIDSAVKRLQE
- a CDS encoding DoxX family protein produces the protein MNVFLWIVAGVLAAFFLAAGVTKLTQDRRKLLASGNMGWVEDFSAGSIKLIATAEVLGAIGVILPGALDIAPILVPLAATGLAVIMIGAIITHGRRKELPQVVLNLVVLILAALVAIFRFGPNSF
- a CDS encoding transglutaminase family protein, with amino-acid sequence MVHTTGYRYQTAVTQSYNEARLTPRHDNRQNLMVARLETVPATRAYKYTDYWGTEVTAFDLHAPHTELKVIAASVVETTDQVAPSADATWSQLKSPEVLDAYSEYLEWTSYVPKHGELSAVARSLRKGRTPQETVLAVSKWVHGKLKYQRGTTGVHSSAVDAWQAGEGVCQDYAHLTLAMLRAVGLPVRYVSGYLHTKPDAAVGETVVGESHAWVEAWTGEWWGFDPTNDISIGHRHVWVATGRDYADVSPLKGIYSGGAATAIEVTVDMTRLA